Proteins co-encoded in one Pocillopora verrucosa isolate sample1 chromosome 1, ASM3666991v2, whole genome shotgun sequence genomic window:
- the LOC131780938 gene encoding ribonuclease D: MYKRLRIQGIKALKDFSDYTNMKKKASRACSTHKDEPHNNPGLRSPSGTTRTFVLPSDYFTRNGQILQPCKFPGKVHIVQNEVDERRLVENGEVCQDFQNQDALGLDTESVQRLNALPRITLIQLASKKNAVLWICNQGNFREKLPPYLLSLFHGDALKVGHAISLDASLIQNQYGECINNMVDTLIWAREMNCYPLSLRAMCAIFFDELLSKQVGRSDWSQTKLTERQLFYAATDAWISLRVYKEMKRTAKVNRLPLSPPLESTMDVFKTMQLAKSERKKRRLIRERQKKEKQASQSKQIAPFSTS; this comes from the exons ATGTACAAACGGCTCAGAATACAGGGAATAAAAGCTTTAAAGGATTTTTCAGATTACACTAATATGAAAAAGAAAGCCTCAAGGGCGTGCTCGACCCACAAAGACGAGCCGCACAATAATCCTGGACTTAGGTCTCCCAGTGGTACAACCCGCACATTTGTCTTACCGAGTGACTATTTTACTCGAAATGGCCAAATTCTGCAGCCGTGTAAGTTTCCAGGGAAAGTTCACATCGTCCAAAATGAGGTAGACGAACGGCGACTGGTGGAGAATGGTGAAGTCTGTCAAGATTTCCAGAATCAAGACGCTCTCGGACTAGATACAGAGTCTGTGCAACGTCTGAATGCTTTGCCAAGGATCACTTTGATTCAGTTGGCCTCAAAGAAAAATGCCGTTTTATGGATATGTAATCAGGGAAACTTTCGCGAAAAACTTCCGCCATATTTGTTATCCCTTTTTCATGGAGACGCGTTGAAG GTGGGGCATGCCATCTCTCTTGATGCAAGCTTGATTCAAAATCAATACGGAGAGTGCATAAACAATATGGTAGACACCCTAATCTGGGCCCGTGAAATGAACTGCTACCCACTGAGCTTAAGAGCTATGTGTGCTATTTTCTTTGATGAGCTGCTATCTAAACAAGTTGGAAGGTCTGACTGGTCACAGACAAAATTAACTGAAAGGCAATTATTCTATGCTGCCACAGATGCTTGGATATCACTCAGGGTATATAAAGAAATGAAGAG GACAGCTAAAGTAAACAGACTACCCCTTTCTCCACCTCTTGAGTCAACTATGGATGTGTTCAAGACAATGCAATTAGCTAAGTCTGAACGAAAGAAGAGAAGATTGATAAGAGAGAgacagaagaaggaaaaacaggCCAGCCAAAGTAAACAGATTGCCCCTTTCTCCACCTCTTGA
- the LOC131780937 gene encoding DEP domain-containing protein 7 isoform X1 has protein sequence MTENKPVNYRGNGDVAEHKPFRATKIWNDLIAHLRTQVEPRRRRWKFQYYENCFRGGDVVEVLHSYIQSNPLLSKEATRSQVKSLCQILVEKRVIECVCVDSSKRDTFEENNKLYRFSSGDGPLEHVFPSPLQQKQKVNRKRSLLGEKERKPASRRKSVSFTPKAQKRFADLLMSSESPEIFNTRTHEAPKKRRRLSLDPGLMMRYKIRNKSTMFPDSTDQADLTTKVWFEVALSQLLRLTDIPFLEDILTLPLTDRRNGFLAIHNSVQEPCIHNDSQNKENISNSKSSNVWVTAGMECIELQKECPLAQRGEDSYSNLKNIDKTQIHQLLSEYYGSLEDSLIPSNLTDLVDGILSVLVKDWKKTAKFLPLLVMMLGESQRKHLRHLLTFIGTTEGTSNGRFIVKKFMSAILPRDVKDKGSGHKLVSLMVRNQCHMFKVPSELKEKLKRNIFFAQRDICPSLPSTVCQQMSLEEYRMQAKQTTGEALNKLMLFIIENLQMSVKEKEEQLKLFQKHHNDLFLRQFPNGQL, from the exons ATGACTGAAAACAAACCCGTAAACTACCGCGGTAATGGAGATGTAGCTGAGCACAAGCCTTTCAGAGCAACGAAAATTTGGAACGATCTCATCGCACATCTTCGAACCCAAGTCGAGCCACGTCGAAGGCGGTGGAAGTTTCAGTATTACGAGAATTGTTTTCGTGGTGGAGATGTTGTTGAAGTACTCCATTCTTACATTCAGAGCAATCCACTATTATCTAAAGAAGCCACTCGCTCCCAGGTCAAATCTTTATGTCAGATTTTGGTGGAAAAAAGAGTAATCGAGTGTGTTTGTGTTGACAGCAGTAAAAGAGACACCTTCgaggaaaacaacaaattgTACAGATTTTCGTCCGGAGATGGCCCCCTGGAACACGTATTTCCTTCCCCCCTTCAACAGAAACAGAAAGTAAATAGAAAGAGGAGTCTTCTTGGTGAAAAGGAGAGGAAGCCAGCGAGCAGGAGAAAGTCAGTGAGTTTTACACCAAAGGCTCAAAAACGATTCGCTGATCTTCTCATGTCCTCAGAATCTCCtgaaatttttaacacaagGACACACGAAGCACCAAAGAAACGAAGAAGGCTTAGTCTTGACCCTGGTCTTATGATGAGGTACAAAAT AAGGAACAAGTCAACCATGTTCCCTGATTCAACTGATCAAGCAGATTTGACAACCAAAGTGTGGTTTGAAGTGGCTCTATCACAACTCCTTAGACTTACCGATATTCCTTTCCTTGAGGACATATTGACCTTGCCATTGACAGATAGGAGAAATGGATTTCTAGCAATCCACAATAGTGTCCAGGAACCTTGTATTCATAATGATAGCCAAAACAAGGAGAACATCAGCAATTCAAAGTCAAGCAATGTTTGGGTTACAGCTGGCATGGAGTGCATTGAGTTGCAAAAAGAATGTCCTTTAGCACAGCGTGGTGAAGACAGCTATTCAAATTTGAAGAACATTGATAAAACACAAATTCACCAGCTTTTATCAGAATATTATGGATCACTAGAGGACTCATTGATTCCTTCGAACCTAACTGACTTGGTGGATGGTATTCTCTCAGTTCTTGTCAAAGACTGGAAAAAGACTGCAAAGTTTCTGCCACTGTTGGTTATGATGCTTGGGGAAAGTCAAAGGAAACACCTTAGGCATTTGTTGACTTTTATTGGAACAACTGAGGGAACAAGCAATGGAAGGTTTATTGTGAAGAAGTTCATGAGTGCTATCTTACCAAGAGATGTTAAAGATAAA GGGTCAGGCCATAAATTGGTTTCACTAATGGTGAGGAATCAGTGCCACATGTTCAAAGTACCATCTGAacttaaagagaaattaaaaagaaatatcttcTTTGCTCAGAGAGATATTTGCCCATCCTTGCCTTCCACTGTTTGTCAACAAATGTCTCTTGAAGAATACAGAATGCAAGCAAAGCAAACAACAGGTGAAGCCTTGAACAAGCTCATGCTCTTTATCATTGAAAACCTACAAATGAGTGTAAAAGAAAAGGAGGAGCAGCTTAAGCTTTTTCAGAAACACCATAATGACTTGTTTTTACGGCAGTTTCCAAATGGACAGTTGTGA
- the LOC131780937 gene encoding DEP domain-containing protein 7 isoform X2 produces MTENKPVNYRGNGDVAEHKPFRATKIWNDLIAHLRTQVEPRRRRWKFQYYENCFRGGDVVEVLHSYIQSNPLLSKEATRSQVKSLCQILVEKRVIECVCVDSSKRDTFEENNKLYRFSSGDGPLEHVFPSPLQQKQKVNRKRSLLGEKERKPASRRKSVSFTPKAQKRFADLLMSSESPEIFNTRTHEAPKKRRRLSLDPGLMMRRNKSTMFPDSTDQADLTTKVWFEVALSQLLRLTDIPFLEDILTLPLTDRRNGFLAIHNSVQEPCIHNDSQNKENISNSKSSNVWVTAGMECIELQKECPLAQRGEDSYSNLKNIDKTQIHQLLSEYYGSLEDSLIPSNLTDLVDGILSVLVKDWKKTAKFLPLLVMMLGESQRKHLRHLLTFIGTTEGTSNGRFIVKKFMSAILPRDVKDKGSGHKLVSLMVRNQCHMFKVPSELKEKLKRNIFFAQRDICPSLPSTVCQQMSLEEYRMQAKQTTGEALNKLMLFIIENLQMSVKEKEEQLKLFQKHHNDLFLRQFPNGQL; encoded by the exons ATGACTGAAAACAAACCCGTAAACTACCGCGGTAATGGAGATGTAGCTGAGCACAAGCCTTTCAGAGCAACGAAAATTTGGAACGATCTCATCGCACATCTTCGAACCCAAGTCGAGCCACGTCGAAGGCGGTGGAAGTTTCAGTATTACGAGAATTGTTTTCGTGGTGGAGATGTTGTTGAAGTACTCCATTCTTACATTCAGAGCAATCCACTATTATCTAAAGAAGCCACTCGCTCCCAGGTCAAATCTTTATGTCAGATTTTGGTGGAAAAAAGAGTAATCGAGTGTGTTTGTGTTGACAGCAGTAAAAGAGACACCTTCgaggaaaacaacaaattgTACAGATTTTCGTCCGGAGATGGCCCCCTGGAACACGTATTTCCTTCCCCCCTTCAACAGAAACAGAAAGTAAATAGAAAGAGGAGTCTTCTTGGTGAAAAGGAGAGGAAGCCAGCGAGCAGGAGAAAGTCAGTGAGTTTTACACCAAAGGCTCAAAAACGATTCGCTGATCTTCTCATGTCCTCAGAATCTCCtgaaatttttaacacaagGACACACGAAGCACCAAAGAAACGAAGAAGGCTTAGTCTTGACCCTGGTCTTATGATGAG AAGGAACAAGTCAACCATGTTCCCTGATTCAACTGATCAAGCAGATTTGACAACCAAAGTGTGGTTTGAAGTGGCTCTATCACAACTCCTTAGACTTACCGATATTCCTTTCCTTGAGGACATATTGACCTTGCCATTGACAGATAGGAGAAATGGATTTCTAGCAATCCACAATAGTGTCCAGGAACCTTGTATTCATAATGATAGCCAAAACAAGGAGAACATCAGCAATTCAAAGTCAAGCAATGTTTGGGTTACAGCTGGCATGGAGTGCATTGAGTTGCAAAAAGAATGTCCTTTAGCACAGCGTGGTGAAGACAGCTATTCAAATTTGAAGAACATTGATAAAACACAAATTCACCAGCTTTTATCAGAATATTATGGATCACTAGAGGACTCATTGATTCCTTCGAACCTAACTGACTTGGTGGATGGTATTCTCTCAGTTCTTGTCAAAGACTGGAAAAAGACTGCAAAGTTTCTGCCACTGTTGGTTATGATGCTTGGGGAAAGTCAAAGGAAACACCTTAGGCATTTGTTGACTTTTATTGGAACAACTGAGGGAACAAGCAATGGAAGGTTTATTGTGAAGAAGTTCATGAGTGCTATCTTACCAAGAGATGTTAAAGATAAA GGGTCAGGCCATAAATTGGTTTCACTAATGGTGAGGAATCAGTGCCACATGTTCAAAGTACCATCTGAacttaaagagaaattaaaaagaaatatcttcTTTGCTCAGAGAGATATTTGCCCATCCTTGCCTTCCACTGTTTGTCAACAAATGTCTCTTGAAGAATACAGAATGCAAGCAAAGCAAACAACAGGTGAAGCCTTGAACAAGCTCATGCTCTTTATCATTGAAAACCTACAAATGAGTGTAAAAGAAAAGGAGGAGCAGCTTAAGCTTTTTCAGAAACACCATAATGACTTGTTTTTACGGCAGTTTCCAAATGGACAGTTGTGA